The Gadus chalcogrammus isolate NIFS_2021 chromosome 10, NIFS_Gcha_1.0, whole genome shotgun sequence genome contains a region encoding:
- the vgll1 gene encoding transcription cofactor vestigial-like protein 1 codes for MADVGGSPFSMKMEENSQSVILTYFQGDIGSMVDAHFSRALARADRAKPIKPKKSFKFLKSEDPTTCQWTASSPGSYPEAQFLSRKGSQGGLPFSPVDQAPSGWQPFPVRQAGGPGLPPIPYSISAEGQSLTEQQYATSLLNLLHSDRSEMGPGLASGSKPELMPSWTGPAAFRDALDPSADFDPGRNVDKKVLYWY; via the exons ATGGCCGACGTGGGAGGAAGCCCGTTCTCGATGAAGATGGAGGAGAACTCCCAGAGTGTGATCCTCACCTACTTCCAGGGGGACATCGGTAGCATGGTGGACGCACACTTCTCCCGGGCCCTTGCCAGGGCCGACAGGGCCAAGCCCATCAAACCCAAGAAGAGCTTCAAGTTCCTCAAATCAG AGGACCCAACGACCTGCCAGTGGACGGCCAGCTCCCCTGGCTCCTACCCGGAGGCGCAGTTCCTGAGCCGCAAGGGGTCCCAGGGCGGCCTGCCCTTCAGCCCCGTGGACCAGGCGCCCTCCGGCTGGCAGCCCTTCCCCGTCCGGCAGGCGGGGGGCCCGGGGCTGCCCCCCATCCCGTACTCCATAAGCGCGGAGGGCCAGAGCCTCACGGAGCAGCAGTACGCCACGTCCCTGCTCAACCTGCTGCACAGCGACCGCAGCGAGATGGGCCCCGGCCTGGCCTCCGGGTCCAAACCCGAGCTGATGCCCAGCTGGACGGGGCCGGCCGCCTTCAGGGACGCCTTGGATCCCAGCGCTGACTTTGATCCCG GAAGGAATGTGGACAAGAAGGTCCTCTACTGGTACTAA
- the tmtops3a gene encoding teleost multiple tissue opsin 3a, protein GRPVLRCCARSGSSSGSSSSSSSSSSSSSSNSSSSSCTDTLLQYPAGLSRTGHTLVAVCLGFIFVLGILNNFLVLVVFAKFQCLWTPINLILLNISVSDILVCLFGTPFSFAASIHGRWLIGDPGCRWYGFANSLFGIVSLVSLSVLSYERYSHVLRCAQADVSDFRKAWLCVGASWVYSLLWTLPPLLGWSSYGPEGVGTSCSVQWHVRSASSVSYVLCLFVFCLLLPLLLMVYCYGRILLAIRGVGTVNLLAAQRREQRVLLMVLSMVAGYLLCWMPYGVVALVAAFGPGGAVTPLAGTLPAVLAKLSTVVNPVIYVFFNSQFNACFVAFIKCSPPPRAFTTHQGSRPQHRTSGSRHSHNSPAFRSALPTSPLPYSCRSPEFTSYCVAPKEGELMHDLAVHYNH, encoded by the exons ggtAGGCCAGTATTAAGGTGTTGTGCTagaagtggtagtagtagtggtagcagcagtagtagtagtagtagtagcagtagtagtagtagcaacagtagtagtagtagttgtact GATACTTTGTTACAGTACCCGGCCGGACTGAGTCGCACTGGACACACGTTAGTCGCAGTGTGTCTCGGGTTTATTTTTGTTCTCGGCATCCTCAACAATTTTCTCGTTCTCGTTGTATTTGCAAAGTTTCAGTGTCTCTGGACGCCGATCAACTTGATCCTGTTGAACATCAGCGTCAGCGACATCCTGGTGTGCCTTTTTGGGACTCCCTTTAGTTTTGCCGCCAGCATCCATGGAAGGTGGCTGATCGGAGACCCGGGGTGCAGGTGGTACGGGTTCGCCAACTCCCTCTTCG GCATCGTGTCCCTGGTGTCCCTGTCCGTGCTGTCCTACGAGCGCTACAGCCACGTGCTGCGCTGCGCCCAGGCCGACGTGTCCGACTTCAGGAAGGCCTGGCTGTGCGTGGGCGCCTCCTGGGTCTACTCCCTGCTCTGGACCCTGCCTCCCCTCCTGGGCTGGAGCAGCTACGGCCCCGAGGGCGTTGGCACCTCCTGCTCCGTCCAGTGGCACGTGCGCTCGGCCTCCAGCGTCTCCTACGTGCTGTGTCTGTTCGTCTTctgcctgctgctgcccctgctgctcATGGTCTACTGCTACGGACGCATCCTCCTCGCCATCAGAGGG GTGGGGACGGTCAACCTGCTGGCGGCCCAGCGGCGGGAGCAGCGCGTCCTGCTGATGGTGCTGTCCATGGTGGCCGGCTACCTGCTGTGCTGGATGCCCTACGGCGTGGTGGCCCTGGTGGCCGCCTTCGGCCCCGGCGGCGCCGTCACCCCCCTGGCCGGCACCCTGCCCGCCGTGCTGGCCAAGCTCAGCACCGTGGTCAACCCCGTGATCTACGTCTTCTTCAACAGCCAG TTTAACGCGTGCTTCGTAGCCTTCATAAAGTGTAGCCCCCCGCCCCGCGCCTTCACCACCCATCAGGGCAGCAGACCCCAACACCGCACATCTGGCTCCCGGCACTCCCACAATTCACCTGCCTTCCGGAGCGCCTTGCCCACCTCCCCGCTACCTTACTCCTGCCGGAGCCCCGAGTTCACCTCCTACTGCGTCGCCCCGAAGGAGGGGGAGCTCATGCATGATCTTGCTGTCCACTACAATCATTGA